Below is a genomic region from Fischerella sp. PCC 9605.
TTTTCTAAAATTTCTAGAGTTTCGGAAGAATTTGTTCAGAGTATTGATTTTTAGCGATGCTGGGGCGGCACGAGGTGGTTTGAGCTTGGAAAGGTTGGAGCTAACCGAAAAATTTCTCAACCAGTTGAAACAAAAAGCGCGTTACATAGCATGGCTGAACCCGATGGCAAAAGAGCGCTGGTTTGGCACAACAGCAGGTGAAATTGCCCCTTTAGTGCCAATGTTTGATTTTAGTCGTCAGGGGTTGGATGGGGTTATAGATGTGTTGCGGGGTCGGGGAAGCCATGCAAAATTAGGGTATAGGCTGTGATACAAATAACTGTATTATGATTCAAGCTATATCTAAGTCACTAACCTTTGAAGAATTTTTAGAATTGTACCCTGAAGACGGGGGGCGCTATGAACTGTTTGAGGGGGAAATTGTAGAAGTGCGTCCGGTGGGTCAACATGAAGTAATTTGCAGCTTTATTGCAGCTGAACTTACCCTCGAAATTCGACGGCTACAACTTCCCTACTTCACATCTAGAAATACTCTAGTGAAACCAGATAAACCAGGTACAGCAGATTTACCCGATTTGGTTGTTCTCGATAAACAGACCATTGGAATTGACCCTTACTGGGAAAAGTACTCAACTATTTCTATTGGTAGTTCGGCGCAGCTGGTGGTCGAAGTAGTCAGTACTAATTGGAGAGATGACTACTTGAAAAAACTAGATGACTACGAAACGCTAGGCATACCAGAATACTGGATTGTGGACTATCTGGCTTTGGGCGCAGCACGGTATATTGGCTCTCCCAAAATGCCCACTATTTCCGTCTACCGTCTGGTTGATGGGGAGTATGAGGTAAATCAGTTTAGGGGTGCAGAACGCGTTGTTTCCAAAGCCTTTCCTGAATTGGTGCTGACTGCTGAGCAGGTTTTTCAAGGGTAGGAAGCATGAAACCTGAAGTTGCCACACGCCGCATAGAAACTTTTGGTCAACGCTTTGGACAAACGCATCTCATTTTTGCTTACCATCCCGCGTTTCCCCTAGCCCTTCCAACCTACTCTTAATGCACCAATTCAACTGTGCCACACCACTACACTTCTGAGGCTGGGTATGTAGCACTGACAATTGTCACCGGGTTTAACGGCGCAAACCGCGTTAACTGCCCAATTGGCACAGAACGCGATAATTGCACTTGCAACAGTTGATACTCCCAAGCATGAGATGTAAACCACGCTAAAGCTGTGTTGAGATGCTCAAGAGTAGCCAAAGCCAGAACTATTACGCCATCAGGATTTAACTTACTAGCACAAGTATCAAGAATTCCAGTTAAGTTACCGCCACTACCGCCAATAAAAATGCGATCGCACTTCCCCTCCAATGTCTCCAAAACTTCTGGCGCACTCCCGTGAACAGATATGACATTTCTAACTTGAAACCGTTCGCAATTCCGGGAAATTAAGGAACTACCCGCAGCGGTTTTTTCAATAGCATACACTTTGGCAGTGGGGAACAAGCGAGCAATTTCGATGGAGACAGAACCAGTTCCCGCGCCAATATCCCAAATAATTTGTCCGGGACGCAGTGCCAATTCTGCTAGAACTAACGTGCGGACTTCTCGCTTTGTCATCAAACCAGGGCGATCGCTAAAACTCACAAAGCAATCATCTGGTATCCCAAACAGTGGTAATTTCTCTAAATCTAATTGAGGATTGCGTTGCTGGCGCAGTAATACCACTACGTTCAGATGGGCAAAATCCTGATGTTGTAGAGACGCAAAATTTCGTGTCTCTACAATGCGTTCGTCATCGCCACCCAAATTTTCACACACCCAAAACTGGTACTGACTGGGTAAATTTAGAGATTCCAGCAAACGTGCGATCGCACTAGGGGTATTCTTACCATCTGTCAGCACGGCAATTTTTTCTACACCTTGCTGCAATGCTTGAATTAATTCGTCAACAGAACGCCCGTGCGCGCTAATGACACGGGCGTCCTGCCAAGGAACTTTGATCCGATTAAAGGCTAGCTGTATTGAACTTAGATGAGGATGAAATGTCAGTTCTTCTGGGGGAAGTTCTGCTAATAGTAAGCGTCCCAAACCAAAAAACAGCGGATCGCCAGAAACAAGAACGACAATTCCCTCAGTCCCTAGCGCCAACTCGTGGCGAATTTCAGCAATTGCTTCCGTAAAATCTCTGAGTAACAGACGTTTGGCTGGGTGGCTGGGAAAATAACTCAAGTGGCGATCGCTGCCAACAAGCAATGTAGCATTTTCAACTATTTGCCTAAGTTTTTCCCCCAGCCCAGCGGCTCCATCTAAGCCAATACCCATTACATGAATTTTAGTCATTAGTCATTAGTCAATAGACCTCTTACATGAACATTTAAAATGTCATGTTGAGCACAACGAGACATCTGTGAGATTCTTTATTCCACTAGGTTACATTCACAATGACAATCCTGATTTTTTGATTCGTGCAAGAGGTCTAATAGCTACTAATAACGAATGTTACTTACTTAATAACCTTAAAATCTATTTCCAGCTTCAAGCTAAAGTATGCGATTAGCTTACTAGATGAGCTTTTCAACCCGTTAAAACTCGTTTTAACTTTTAGCCCAAACTTTAGTTTCTGGTTAAAACTAAGTGTCATTCGTTACAAATGACCAATGACCAATGACCAATGACCAATGACTAATGACCATTGACTAACCACCAAAAGGAGTTAAACGCTTGATGGCACGACCGGCTACATCTCCGTAGCGCAGTTGCCCACACAGAATTTTACCCATAGTTTGAGGTGCAGAGGGGCGCTTGACACCAACTTTATAACCAACACCAGGAAAACGATAAAACAGGCCGGCTAATTTTTGCGCCCAAGCCATATCACTACCCCATTCTGCATTAATGATCTCGGAGTATTTTTCTAAAGCGTTAATGTCACCAGCGAGGGCTTTGTTAATGGCTTGTGATGCTTTTAAGCCACTAAAAATAGAGGGACGAATACCTTCTGCGGTAAAAGGATCGACTACACAAGCTGCTTCTCCTGCCAAAACAGCATTTTCGGTGTGCAACTTTTGCTCGCCATTCCACAAACAAAGAGCATGGCCATACTGCTTGCAAGTTTTTACATCCACACCAAAAGAGTTGCCATACTCATCCAAAATTTTCTTGAAGTCCTGTGGTTCACCACCGATAAAAGTACCAACACCAATGGAATAACCATCTGCTTTGGGAAAATTCCAGAGGTAGCCGTTTTTCACCATACCAAACTCAAAGTTGGCAACATTACCGTTTTCCACTTTGGCTGGTGCTTCGGCTTCTAACGCTCCTGCTAGGCGGCGTTTGCGTTCTTTGAAGCCTAACCATTTTGCCATTGAACCCTTCGCACCGTCAGCAGCAATTAAATAACGACCTGTTACTGAATCGTTCGCTGTATTAACTTGCCAATGGTCACTTTTAAACTCAATGCCTGTGACTTCCGTGTTATCTTTTAGCTCTGCTCCTTGTTTTTGTGCTTGCTGAACTAGGAAATGGTCAAAAACATCTCGCCGTACCATCCATACTGGTTCGGGGGTTTGTAGTTTCGCTTCTACTGGATCGCCCATTTTCCACGTGCAGCGAATTGTGTCGGCCTTGATAGAAATTGCTGGGCTAAAGTCAAAGTCGAACCATTCAGCGATCGCCGGCGACACCCCACCACCACAGGGTTTATATCTTGGCAGAGATTCTTTTTCCAGTATTAATACAGAACGTCCCTGTTTGGCTAAGTGATATGCCGCTGTTCCACCAGCTGGTCCGGCACCGACGATGATGCAATCGTACATAAGTCTGAATTTTCGTTCCTGAATGAGTTAATTGTTGAGTTTTCGGCTCTACGCTTAGACAGTGTCACCAAAATTTAACTTAATTTGGGGGTTTGCTGCCCAAAATTTCACAGCTTTTTGTTGAAATTGTATATATTATCTGAATAATTCTTCTTAACCAACTAATTTCATCTGTAAATCTTGGTATTTAAAAAAACTTTTTTAATGATTTTACTTTTTGATACCTTGTTATTACGTGTTTTTGTTGCCAAGCTGTCCATAATTTTTCGTAGTTTTTATGTTTTTTTTGATTGTGTATAAGTTATCTATTTCCACATGACCGTTACTAAACTACAATTTGTTAGTTCCACTTATCGCAAATTTTTCACCAAGCGTTTAAGATAAAACTTAAAGTTTTAGTAAATATTTCCGCTTCAGTAAGTGGATGATCTTTGAGAATAAACGTCCTGTGGATTCACTACACCCAAATCACGGAATAAATTATAAAATGCCTATGCTGACCAACTATAAAAGCAAGACTTGGGCATTTAGATATTGTCAAGTGCAGGAATATCAGTATAGATACACCTGGCTTTTAGAGCGAGTAATAAGAGTTAAGAGCAATGAGTAAAGAGTTCAATTCATCACTCCCAACTCTTCACTCCTGTATGGGCAAGTTTAACCCGATATTGCTTCCAAGCTCATAAAGCAATTTACTAGGTAAACCCGCCCTTACTGTTTTAGACAGTTGTGATGTCTTTTTCCTTTTCTGCCAGTAATTCGTTGATTCTGGCAGTGTATTTGTCGGTCAGTTTTTGTAATTTATCTTGCTGGTCGCGTGCTTCATCTTCAGAGATCTCGGAGTTTTTTTCCATTTTGCGAATGGTTTCTAAGGCATCGCGGCGGATATTACGAATACCAACGCGTCCTTCTTCAGCATACTTAGCAGCAACTTTTACCAATTCTTTCCGGCGATCGCTCGTCAGCGGCGGAATGTTCAGCCTGATGACAGAACCGTCGTTGTTAGGGGTTAAACCCACATCCGACATGGAAATCGCCTTTTCGATCATGTTTAAGGTACTGCGATCGTAGGGCTGAATCATGATCGTTGTAGCATCCGGCGTGCTGATATTTGCCAGTGATTTCAAAGGTGTGGGAGTACCGTAGTATTCCACATTCACCTTATCTAGTAAACTCGCGTTAGCGCGACCAGTGCGAATTGTGTTAAAAGCTCGTTGAGTCGCCTCAACAGTCTTTTGCATCGTACTCTCAGCTTCAGCTAATTTCACAAGAACCTCCCACAAGGGTGCCGATAGATTCTCCCATGACTGCACGGTGGATATTACCCCGCACGCTTAAGTCAAAGACGAGAATTGGGATATTATTTTCTTTACATAAGGCTATCGCGGTACTGTCCATTACCCGCAAATCTTTTGCTAAAACATGTCCATAAGTCAAAGTATTGTAACGTTTGGCATCAGGATAAATGTGGGGGTCGGCATCGTACACCCCATCTACCTTAGTAGCTTTGAAAATTACTTCGGCTTCAATTTCTGCCGCCCTCAAGGCAGCAGTGGTATCGGTGGTGAAGAAAGGATTGCCAGAACCCGCACCAAAAATTACCACCCGCCCCTTTTCTAGGTGACGGATGGCACGACGACGAATATATGGTTCGGCTAATTCTTGCATGGCGATCGCGGTTTGTACCCGCGTCTGTACCCCTATGCGTTCCAGCGAGTCTTGTAGTGTCATGGCATTCATTACCGTGGCAATCATGCCAATGTAGTCAGCGGTTGCCCTGTCCATCCCCGCCGACGCCGCTTTGACGCCACGAAATATATTGCCTCCGCCAACGACGATGGCAATTTGAACACCTGTGGCTACCACCTCTGCTACTTCTGCGGCTATTTCTTTTACCACTTCTGGATCAATTCCATAGCCCATGTTGCCCATCAAGGCCTCACCGCTCAGTTTAAGTAAAACCCGTCGGTAATTTGTTCCCATGAAGTTACGCTTTATCAAAAATTATGCAATTACCTCCAATTTAAGATAACAGTACTGTGACTATCTGTCTCTATTTACGCCACACCAAAGCAGTACCTACGGGTTGAGTTTCTGTAGGGTAAATTTTTTGACCTTTGAACAGCAATGCGATCGCTGTTTTCAAATAATGTCCTCGCACGGTTAACGGATTTTGAGGGTTATCATCAATTAGTCCTTTGTAGCGGACTACGCCATCTTTATCTATTAAGAAAGCCATTGGTGTTTTGCTCACACCAAAACTGCGAGTTACGTCTTGGGTAGAGTCCCATAGGTAGGGGAAGTTCAACTTGTTTGACTTTGCAAAAGCTTTCATGTTTTCAAAGCTTTCTGTTGGTAGCTGACTAGCATCATTGCCATTCAAACCAATCAGTGTGAAACCTTGTTCATGAAACTCAGCTTGAATATTTTTGAGCCTTTCTAGATATAATTTTACATAAGAACAGCAATTAGACATGGGAATGACGCCGACTGCACGGAATTTTTCTAGATAGCGGCTCAGATGGTGTACTTGCTCGTCAATTCCTGGCAGTTCAAAATCTGGTGCGTAGCTTCCTATGGGAGTATCAATTGTTTCTAGTATATTCATCTTCTCTGACTCGCAGGAACTAGAAGAAAATATAGTTAAATTTGGGTTGATTCTGTTATTCTTTAGTTCCCCACTCACTATCTTGCGGATATTTAATAATCAATTATTTTATAGACCAATTTGGCTGTTGTAAATTGTAAAACTACTGAATCTAAGAATTGTGCTAAATTTATTACATTATAAATAATTATATCGTCATTTTCACAGAGACGCTGCGAAAAAATAAATCAAATCACATCATTCTAAATCTTTTGCCTCTAGTGTGCGAACCTCAAAAATTTAGGTAGGAGGGATGCTATCTAAATTGATGGTCATAACAACTTTTTTTTGCTTTGCTGAAACAGCTTCAATTACTCTTTCCATCCAATTTAATTTACTTGCTATTTTTCATGCTCATTAATGATATTACCTGTGTTTTTTACTCAAGGCGAGTATAAACTCACTATCACCGAGCAACTCTCCTTGTATGTAATAACTTCTAACATTTATTCCACAGAAACTTTACACATCTGTTGTATGTATTCGATGGAAGCAAGGAATAAATATCAACTTAGATTCTGATTTTTGATTTAATTTCCCATTGTAATATCCTACTTGATGAGAAGCGTCTAAAATTGTATATGAATGTTTTCACAGCTTTGAGGGTAGGTACTTCTAGCTGATTGGTGTATAAGCGATATTACTAGAATAGAAGTATTATAAGTATCAGCAGTCTCGTAACCTAAAAATACTATTACAGAAATAAAAGTTTGTGTAGACATAACAAATAATCTGTATAAATGACATAAAGTTGTGACTTCTCAAATTGACTTCATTTCAGTAGTCAGTACAGCACCTTAATCAAGAAGCAGAAGACTCTCTAGGCGCGAGACTTCTTACAGAAATGGGACAATGGTATTTAAAGACAAAGTCAAAACAAGTAAAAAGAGCTGCTGATTCTTTTTTGTAACTTTTGACTTAGCTTCGGAAGATATTGAACTTGAATTTTTGTAAAGTTTAGTCACAATAAAGACACAAATATCTACTTCTACTTTCTATATTTAAGACTTTGATTGATAAAAGACCTATGACCTCCTCCACTTCTGCGATCGCTCTTACTCCGACAAAAACCTGGATTTGGCAAGGCTTTTCCATTTGCTATCAGTCCCAAGGAAGTGCTGGGCCAGCTGTTGTCTTAGTACATGGCTTTGGAGCTTCCTGGTGGCATTGGCGGAAAAATATGCCTGCGCTAGCAGAAAATTGTCGTGTTTATGCGATTGATTTAATCGGCTTTGGTGCTTCAGCTAAACCCAAACCCGGTGAAAGTATTGCCTATACAATTGAAACTTGGGGACAACAGTTAGCAGATTTTTGCCGTGAAGTGGTCGGAGAGCCTGCTTTTTTAGTTGGTAATTCCATTGGCTGTATTGTAGTTATGCAAGCAGCCGTGAGCAACCCTGAGATTGCTTTAGGAGTAGCGTTGCTCAACTGTTCCCTGCGCTTGTTACACGATCGCAAACGCAAAAATTTACCCTGGCATCGTCGTGTGGGAGCGCCTCTTTTGCAGCGCGTACTATCTTTTAAACCAATTGGCGAGTTCTTTTTTAAGAGAGTTGCCAAACCGAAAACAGTGCGGCAAATTCTTTTGAAAGCTTATGCCAATTCCACAGCAGTAACAGAAGAGTTGGTTGATATTCTCACTTCTCCAGCCAGCGATCCAGGAGCAGCAGCAGTATTTCTTGCTTTTACATCTTATTCTCAAGGGCCTCTACCCGAAGACCTTTTACCTCAACTACCCTGTCCAGCAATTATTTTGTGGGGAACAGCTGACCCTTGGGAACCAATACAGTTAGGTAGAGAGTTAGCCAACTTTCCACAAGTGCACAAGTTTATACCTTTAGAAGGCGTAGGACATTGTCCTCAAGATGAAGCTCCTGAGTTAGTAAATCCGATTTTGCAAGACTGGATCTGGGAGCGATCGAGATGAGATGGGGAGAGTAAGCATCGGGCATCGGGCATTGGGTATTGGGTATTGGGCATTGGGCATTGGGCATAGTTAAAAACCACTAACTACTAACCACTAACCACTAACCACTAACCACCAACCACTAACTTTTGACTTTTGACTTTTAACTTTTGACTTGTTTGTGCCTTCCTAATATTGGCTTGGTTGTTCAAGCAAATCTTGTTGTTGCAACCAGTCTTTACCAACTTGGATGCTGATATCAGAGCCAAGATTACCAGTACTCTCTACCCGTACTTCTCCAAATCCCAAAGTACCGCGAATTGATTCCGCACTGTCGCCGTCTCCTTGTTGAGCGACAATATGAGTTACATCTAGAGGTTCACCCCAGCTTTTAGCTACATAGACATTACGATAGCCAGCTTGTTGCAGGTTTTCGATCAAAGGTGTGAGGTCGGTGTCTTCGCTACCCGTACTGTCTTGAATCGCTACTTGGAGTGAGCCTGGGTCAATTGCTTGAGGGAAAGTATCAGTTGGTACATCAAAGTGCTGAGACAGCATAGTTTTGATACGCTGGCGACTTGGTAACCAATAACTAGCCTCAAATTCTTCTTTTTGGCTAAATCGACCAGGTAACATCAACATTTGCATGTTGGAACGATTTGTTCGCACCCCAAAACCTGCCAATGCCAATAATTCTTCAACTGTTAAGTTGGTATCAATATTTTCTTTGACGACGTTGAGAATTTTAGGTAGTTGTGCCACAGTTGTAGGGTTAAGGCTCTGATCTATTAAAGCCCGGATGACCATTTGCTGCCGCTGAATCCGCCCAATATCGCCATTTTCATCATGACGATAGCGTAAAAGTTGCAGGGCTTGATCGCCATTGAGATGCTGCTTGCCTTTCTTCAAGTTGATGTACAGGTGCTGGGAATCATCTTGATACTTCATATCTTTGGGGACATAGACCGTCACTCCTCCCAAGGCATCAATTAGCTTGGCAACTCCCAAGACGTTAATCCGCATATAGCGGTCTATTCCCACGTCACCCAAGAGCTTGCTAACCGTTTTAGCAGATAAAGCGGGCCCGCCTTGCACATTAGTGTAGTTAATTTTTTTCTTGCCATACCCTTCTATTTCTACACGTGTATCTCTAGGGATGGAAAGCATGACCATTTTTTTCTTCTCTGGATCAAACCTGATCAGAAGCATCACATCGGCAAGACCATCAAAGGAGTTCACCTGAGGCAGATATCCAAGATTTTTAGTTTCCTCAGGAGGGTTTTGGACATCCGATGGCAGTACGCTCATCCCCATCACTAAAATAGTCACAGGGCGAGTTAATTCTGAGAATCGCAGTCCACCTCCAGAAATGCGATCGCTACCAAAAACAGCCGCCTCATCTGCACTGAGACTAGCTTGCATTAAAGGTGTACTGCTTAAAGAAACTGCCAACAGCGCCCCAGCAGTTGCTGAAACCAACGCAATACCACCCATGCCCATCCAAAACCATAGCCAACGTCCAGATTTTGGATTAATGCTATTTTTCTTCCTTGATTTAGAGCGGCGTGCGGAATGGTTTTCTGGCGCAGAACCTTTTTTGATGGTCACAGACTTCCTCACACTTGCTGAACAATACTTGGTAAATCTGCTTTTAGGAAAACAGATGAATTCTGACTATAATAGCCAACTCTTTATTATTTAGTGCTAAATTGCGTACATAAGTGTTATCCAAAATACTTCTAGCTGTAATTCTGCGGTTTTTTGGCTCATTGCAAGACTTTTATGCGTTTAATTATGAAGTATGGCAACATCACGCTGGTTTTGGCTAGATAGCTTGAGAAATTAATATGTGAAATTTTAGAAAATAGATCTAAGCATCATTAAAATTATCAATTGCCATCACCCTAAAGTAGGATTTAGGACAAATACTTATCAATTACTTCTTCAGCAAAGCGGCTAAAAACTGGTAGGCGTTTGGACTTGCCCTGAATTGTGAGAAATATCAACCACAGACTCACCAAAAAGTAACTAGAGGTCAAAAAGGTATTTAGAATCAGTAGACGCATCGACATAAAATCTAAATTTGCTGACCCAGTTGCTAAAAACAGGTAGCCCAACAGCCAGAAAATAGCTAGAGTAATTGACAGGCGACTGGTGGCAAGTTGTTCCCTACTGCCTTGGCGACGATAAAGAG
It encodes:
- a CDS encoding thioredoxin family protein encodes the protein MNILETIDTPIGSYAPDFELPGIDEQVHHLSRYLEKFRAVGVIPMSNCCSYVKLYLERLKNIQAEFHEQGFTLIGLNGNDASQLPTESFENMKAFAKSNKLNFPYLWDSTQDVTRSFGVSKTPMAFLIDKDGVVRYKGLIDDNPQNPLTVRGHYLKTAIALLFKGQKIYPTETQPVGTALVWRK
- a CDS encoding geranylgeranyl reductase family protein; translation: MYDCIIVGAGPAGGTAAYHLAKQGRSVLILEKESLPRYKPCGGGVSPAIAEWFDFDFSPAISIKADTIRCTWKMGDPVEAKLQTPEPVWMVRRDVFDHFLVQQAQKQGAELKDNTEVTGIEFKSDHWQVNTANDSVTGRYLIAADGAKGSMAKWLGFKERKRRLAGALEAEAPAKVENGNVANFEFGMVKNGYLWNFPKADGYSIGVGTFIGGEPQDFKKILDEYGNSFGVDVKTCKQYGHALCLWNGEQKLHTENAVLAGEAACVVDPFTAEGIRPSIFSGLKASQAINKALAGDINALEKYSEIINAEWGSDMAWAQKLAGLFYRFPGVGYKVGVKRPSAPQTMGKILCGQLRYGDVAGRAIKRLTPFGG
- a CDS encoding LCP family protein, with amino-acid sequence MTIKKGSAPENHSARRSKSRKKNSINPKSGRWLWFWMGMGGIALVSATAGALLAVSLSSTPLMQASLSADEAAVFGSDRISGGGLRFSELTRPVTILVMGMSVLPSDVQNPPEETKNLGYLPQVNSFDGLADVMLLIRFDPEKKKMVMLSIPRDTRVEIEGYGKKKINYTNVQGGPALSAKTVSKLLGDVGIDRYMRINVLGVAKLIDALGGVTVYVPKDMKYQDDSQHLYINLKKGKQHLNGDQALQLLRYRHDENGDIGRIQRQQMVIRALIDQSLNPTTVAQLPKILNVVKENIDTNLTVEELLALAGFGVRTNRSNMQMLMLPGRFSQKEEFEASYWLPSRQRIKTMLSQHFDVPTDTFPQAIDPGSLQVAIQDSTGSEDTDLTPLIENLQQAGYRNVYVAKSWGEPLDVTHIVAQQGDGDSAESIRGTLGFGEVRVESTGNLGSDISIQVGKDWLQQQDLLEQPSQY
- the frr gene encoding ribosome recycling factor, yielding MKLAEAESTMQKTVEATQRAFNTIRTGRANASLLDKVNVEYYGTPTPLKSLANISTPDATTIMIQPYDRSTLNMIEKAISMSDVGLTPNNDGSVIRLNIPPLTSDRRKELVKVAAKYAEEGRVGIRNIRRDALETIRKMEKNSEISEDEARDQQDKLQKLTDKYTARINELLAEKEKDITTV
- a CDS encoding bifunctional cobalt-precorrin-7 (C(5))-methyltransferase/cobalt-precorrin-6B (C(15))-methyltransferase, with the protein product MTKIHVMGIGLDGAAGLGEKLRQIVENATLLVGSDRHLSYFPSHPAKRLLLRDFTEAIAEIRHELALGTEGIVVLVSGDPLFFGLGRLLLAELPPEELTFHPHLSSIQLAFNRIKVPWQDARVISAHGRSVDELIQALQQGVEKIAVLTDGKNTPSAIARLLESLNLPSQYQFWVCENLGGDDERIVETRNFASLQHQDFAHLNVVVLLRQQRNPQLDLEKLPLFGIPDDCFVSFSDRPGLMTKREVRTLVLAELALRPGQIIWDIGAGTGSVSIEIARLFPTAKVYAIEKTAAGSSLISRNCERFQVRNVISVHGSAPEVLETLEGKCDRIFIGGSGGNLTGILDTCASKLNPDGVIVLALATLEHLNTALAWFTSHAWEYQLLQVQLSRSVPIGQLTRFAPLNPVTIVSATYPASEV
- a CDS encoding Uma2 family endonuclease; amino-acid sequence: MIQAISKSLTFEEFLELYPEDGGRYELFEGEIVEVRPVGQHEVICSFIAAELTLEIRRLQLPYFTSRNTLVKPDKPGTADLPDLVVLDKQTIGIDPYWEKYSTISIGSSAQLVVEVVSTNWRDDYLKKLDDYETLGIPEYWIVDYLALGAARYIGSPKMPTISVYRLVDGEYEVNQFRGAERVVSKAFPELVLTAEQVFQG
- a CDS encoding alpha/beta fold hydrolase, producing MTSSTSAIALTPTKTWIWQGFSICYQSQGSAGPAVVLVHGFGASWWHWRKNMPALAENCRVYAIDLIGFGASAKPKPGESIAYTIETWGQQLADFCREVVGEPAFLVGNSIGCIVVMQAAVSNPEIALGVALLNCSLRLLHDRKRKNLPWHRRVGAPLLQRVLSFKPIGEFFFKRVAKPKTVRQILLKAYANSTAVTEELVDILTSPASDPGAAAVFLAFTSYSQGPLPEDLLPQLPCPAIILWGTADPWEPIQLGRELANFPQVHKFIPLEGVGHCPQDEAPELVNPILQDWIWERSR
- the pyrH gene encoding UMP kinase → MGTNYRRVLLKLSGEALMGNMGYGIDPEVVKEIAAEVAEVVATGVQIAIVVGGGNIFRGVKAASAGMDRATADYIGMIATVMNAMTLQDSLERIGVQTRVQTAIAMQELAEPYIRRRAIRHLEKGRVVIFGAGSGNPFFTTDTTAALRAAEIEAEVIFKATKVDGVYDADPHIYPDAKRYNTLTYGHVLAKDLRVMDSTAIALCKENNIPILVFDLSVRGNIHRAVMGESIGTLVGGSCEIS